The nucleotide window GAGCACGAAGATGTAACCGAGGTACGCCAGCGCCACCACGAGCAGGAGCCACTTAACGTAGGGTGCTATCACCATGAGCTGTTCTTCGTTCACCTTAATCACCCCTTTTATTTTCAAGCTAAAAATTGAATTTTGGGTTAAAAAGTTTACGCACCCTCCGCACCCAGGGGAGCATTGGAGAAAGGGGATAAAAGAAGAGGGGGTCACTTCACGGGAGGCCTGAACTTGTAGCCGTAGAGGATTATGCCGTCCTCGTTGAACTCCATGACCTTCCTCGTTACCATCTCCACTTCCATTCCGAAGTCTATCTCCTCCGGGTCAACGTCCGTGAGCTGCGCCAGAACCACCGGCCCCTCCTCGAGCTGGACGAGGGCTATCGGGTAGGGCCTGTAGTACTCGAAGCCGCTCGGCGGGTTCCTCACGATGGTCCACGTTAGGACCTTGCCCTTACCGCTGAACTCGTAGTCCTCGATCTCCCTTGAGCCGCAGACTGGGCAGACCTCCCTCTTGGGGAACATCAGGTGACCGTTCTCACACTTCCCCCCGATGAGCCGGTACTTCTCCCTAAAGTGCCTCCAATAACGGGCAACCTGCATCGGCTTCCCCATATTCACACCCTCCTGAAGACGTTAACAGTTATGTTTGAACCCGTACCGCCTATGTTCTGCGTCAGGCCAACCTCTGCATCGGGTACCTGGTTGGGTGACTCACCCCTGAGCTGCCACACAGCCTCAACCGTCTGGTAGACTCCCGTGGCTCCGACGGGGTGTCCCCTGCTCTTGAGGCCACCCAGGGTCTGGATGGGGTAGTCTCCGTCTATCGCTATCTGGCCCTCCTTGGCCAGGAGGGCACCCTTACCCTTCTCCGCGGCTCCGAGGGCCTCGAGGCTGAGCGCGGCCATCACGGTGAATGCATCGTGAACCTCGAAGAAGTCAATGTCCTTGGCCGTTACGCCGGCCATCCTGTAGGCCTTCTCTGCTGCCACCTTAGCCGCTTTGAGCGTGAGGAAGTCCTCCCTGTTGGCGAGGTTGATCGTGTCTATCGCCCTTCCCATTCCGCTCACTTCTACCCACTTCTCCTTCGGAACGCCGAGTTCTTTCGCCTTCTCGGGTGTGGTTATTATGACCGCGGCGGCACCGTCACACATAGGGGAAGCATCGAAGAGCTTGAGCGGGTCTGCCACGTAGGGGCTCTTCATGACGGTCTCAACCTTTATCGGCCTCTTGAACATGGCGTAGGGGTTCTTGGCACCGTTTGCGTGGGCGTTGACCGAGAACAGTGCCAGGTCCTCCTCCGTGTAGCCGTAGGTCTTCATGTAGAGGCGCATTATGAGAGCGTTAAGGGCCACGAAGCTGACCCCGTGGAAGAGCTCCCAGTCGGCATCCGCTGCATAGGCCAGATAGCGGGTGGCGTCGCTCGGCCACGCATCGGTCATCTTCTCCACACCAACGACCGCAACGATATCCTCAAGGCCGCTCATGACGGCTTTGGCCCCCTCCTGAACCGCTGCTCCACCGGAGGCGCACGCGGCCTCTACCTTAACGGCAGGAATGTTTCCAAGGCCGGCCCAGTCCGCTATGAGCGCCCCAAGATTCTCCTGCTCGACGAACGAGCCGGAAATCATGTTTCCAACGTAGAGAGAGTCAACCTTCTCCACTCCCGCATCGTCCATGGCATTCAAGAGCGCCTCAACCGCCATGTCCCTAAGGCTCGTCCTCCAGTGCTCGCCGGCGGGAACGGCACCAACACCAATGATAACGGGCTTCTCCATTTCAACCACCTCACATTACGTACTTTCTCCTGTGTTTTGCGTAGAGGGCGTAGTCAATGTACTTCTTCCTGTTCACGTAGTCCATGGTCTTTGGAGCGAGGTCCCTCTTCTCCTCTATCGCATCTTGGACGACGAGGCTGAAGGCGTCGCTTCCGGCACCGCTTCCAAAGCTCACCCAGAGAATCCTATCGCCGGGTTTTGCTACGTCAAGGACGGCGGAAACGCCAACGAGGGTTGCTCCGCTGTAGGTGTTTCCTATGATGCCGCTGAGAAGTCCGGGGAGGACCTTCTCCTTCGGAATGCCGAGTATCTTGGCGGCTGTGAGCGGGAACTTGACGTTGGGCTGGTGGAAAACGGCGTAATCAAAATCGCTCGCCGAGTACCCGAACTCCTCCATAAGCCCCTTGGCGGCGCTTATTATCTGGTGGAAGTAGGCGGGCTCGCCGGTGAAGCGGTTCCCGTGCCTCGGGTAGTGCTCGTGCTGCCTCCTCCAGAAGTCGGGAGTGTCTGTAACGTATGAGTAGCTCCCCTCGAAGTAAGCTAGGGTCTCGGAGCTCTTCTCGCCAACTATGTAGGCCGCTCCGCCAGCCGCTGCCGTGAACTCAAGGTGGTCTCCTGGCCTGCCCTGTGAAGTGTCCGAACCTATGGCCATAGCGTACTTGGCCATTCCGCTTCCAACGAAGCCTATCGCTGCCTGAAGTGCCTCGGTTCCGGCCTTGCACGCGAACTCGAAGTCGGCCGCGTCCAAATCCGGAGTGGCCCCTATGGCCTCGGCGATCACCGTTGCAGAAGGCTTAACGGCGTAGGGCTTGCTCTCCGTTCCAAACCACACCGCTCTAATCTCCTTCGGGTCAATGCGAGCTCTCTTAAGGGCGTTTTTGGCCGCTTCAATGCCGATGGTGAGCGCGTCTTCATCGAGGTTGTTCACGGACTTTTCCTGGATGGGGAAGCTACTTATTCCCCAAACGCGTCCTATCTCCTCATCTTTGATTCTATACATGGGCACGTACGCACCGTAGCCCACAATGCCGACATCTTTAAGAGGCTTCAGCAGTTTTCCCATTGGGCACCACCCGTTTCGTTATAAGAGATACTCTTCAAACGTCCCTCGAAAGTTAAGGGCGGGAATATAAAAAGCTTTCGCTAAAAGTCCAATATATTTTCGGCAATCGGCGATAGAAAGCCCTATATACCACGAGTGCGAGTTAAATCTGGTGATTCTATGAAGTATGAAATTATCCACCGGCCCAGCTTTTCGCTGGTTGAGGTCGAGCTCGGAAGGGGCGAAAGCCTCCAGGCTGAGGCAGGGGCCATGGTTCACATGAGCCCGACGATAAGGCTCGAAACGAAGGCCAAGGGCGGTGTTTTCGGCGCTTTAAAGAGGTCAATGCTCGGCGGTGAGAGCTTCTTTATAAACACCTTTCGGGCGGAGGATGGCCCAGGAACAATAGGGCTTGCGCCCTCCTATCCAGGTGACATAGAGGCCTTTGAACTCGATGGGACGCTCTACGCCCAGAGCGGCGCCTTCCTCGCGAGCTCGGAGGGCATAAACATTGACACGAAGTGGGGCGGCGCAAAGACGTTCTTCGGAAGGGAAGGGCTCTTCCTCCTCAAGATGAGCGGCAGGGGAACGGTCTTTCTCTCAAGCTTCGGGGCAATATACAAGAAGGAACTCCACAACGAGCGCTTCATAATAGACACAGGCCACATGGTGGCATTTACGGAGGGCCTCGACTTCAACGTGAAGCGCGTTGGTGGGCTTAAGAGCACCCTCTTCAGCGGGGAGGGCCTTGTTGCGGAGTTCTACGGAACCGGGACGCTCTACATCCAGACGAGAAGCCTGGACAGCTTCATAGGCTGGATACTCCCGCACCTGCCCCAGAAGGGCTGACAAAACTTTTCTCACTTTATATTTTGAGGAGAAAGGGAAAAAGCCCGTTCAGGGCTTTCTCACGACTATAAGGGCGTGGTCCTTCTCGTAGGGCTCGAGGCTTAAGCGCTCCACCACCTCGAAGTACGTTGAAAGCTCCTCCTCGACCTCTCTGAACACCTGCTCCGGTTCCTTCGTCACGTCTATGCTCCTGCTCTTGATGCTTATCATGGCGTAGCCGCCGTTTTT belongs to Palaeococcus ferrophilus DSM 13482 and includes:
- a CDS encoding Zn-ribbon domain-containing OB-fold protein, with product MGKPMQVARYWRHFREKYRLIGGKCENGHLMFPKREVCPVCGSREIEDYEFSGKGKVLTWTIVRNPPSGFEYYRPYPIALVQLEEGPVVLAQLTDVDPEEIDFGMEVEMVTRKVMEFNEDGIILYGYKFRPPVK
- a CDS encoding thiolase domain-containing protein, whose translation is MEKPVIIGVGAVPAGEHWRTSLRDMAVEALLNAMDDAGVEKVDSLYVGNMISGSFVEQENLGALIADWAGLGNIPAVKVEAACASGGAAVQEGAKAVMSGLEDIVAVVGVEKMTDAWPSDATRYLAYAADADWELFHGVSFVALNALIMRLYMKTYGYTEEDLALFSVNAHANGAKNPYAMFKRPIKVETVMKSPYVADPLKLFDASPMCDGAAAVIITTPEKAKELGVPKEKWVEVSGMGRAIDTINLANREDFLTLKAAKVAAEKAYRMAGVTAKDIDFFEVHDAFTVMAALSLEALGAAEKGKGALLAKEGQIAIDGDYPIQTLGGLKSRGHPVGATGVYQTVEAVWQLRGESPNQVPDAEVGLTQNIGGTGSNITVNVFRRV
- a CDS encoding hydroxymethylglutaryl-CoA synthase, whose protein sequence is MGKLLKPLKDVGIVGYGAYVPMYRIKDEEIGRVWGISSFPIQEKSVNNLDEDALTIGIEAAKNALKRARIDPKEIRAVWFGTESKPYAVKPSATVIAEAIGATPDLDAADFEFACKAGTEALQAAIGFVGSGMAKYAMAIGSDTSQGRPGDHLEFTAAAGGAAYIVGEKSSETLAYFEGSYSYVTDTPDFWRRQHEHYPRHGNRFTGEPAYFHQIISAAKGLMEEFGYSASDFDYAVFHQPNVKFPLTAAKILGIPKEKVLPGLLSGIIGNTYSGATLVGVSAVLDVAKPGDRILWVSFGSGAGSDAFSLVVQDAIEEKRDLAPKTMDYVNRKKYIDYALYAKHRRKYVM
- a CDS encoding TIGR00266 family protein is translated as MKYEIIHRPSFSLVEVELGRGESLQAEAGAMVHMSPTIRLETKAKGGVFGALKRSMLGGESFFINTFRAEDGPGTIGLAPSYPGDIEAFELDGTLYAQSGAFLASSEGINIDTKWGGAKTFFGREGLFLLKMSGRGTVFLSSFGAIYKKELHNERFIIDTGHMVAFTEGLDFNVKRVGGLKSTLFSGEGLVAEFYGTGTLYIQTRSLDSFIGWILPHLPQKG